Proteins encoded together in one Cellulomonas gilvus ATCC 13127 window:
- the nudC gene encoding NAD(+) diphosphatase, whose amino-acid sequence MRSDELPLSRSVVDRAAHLRDDEGLARALEATSTRALLVRGGEVLVGPDDALVLLPVDAAATVGPTTTADDDQAWVLLGAEPAGDGDVVHVARRLGARTPPPATGVPSDTLVHRPSPAPDVDAEPPAVAPSGARWAPLRTVGAVLAPRDAGLATTAVALDAWHERHPRCPRCGGPTRVTHAGWVRRCTVDDSEHYPRTDPAVIMAVVDGDDRLLLGHGAQWAAGRYSTLAGFVEPGESLEHAVRREVAEEVGVLVGEVVYRGSQPWPFPASLMVGFWARALSTELHADGAEVTHARWVSRDELRTALVAGDVVAPGRASIARALIEDWFGGPLPEPADPALAWA is encoded by the coding sequence GTGAGGTCCGACGAGCTGCCGCTGTCCCGCTCGGTCGTCGACCGCGCCGCCCACCTGCGTGACGACGAGGGGCTGGCGCGCGCGCTCGAGGCCACGAGCACGCGCGCGCTGCTGGTCCGGGGCGGCGAGGTCCTGGTGGGGCCGGACGACGCGCTCGTGCTGCTCCCCGTCGACGCCGCGGCCACCGTCGGCCCGACGACGACCGCGGACGACGACCAGGCGTGGGTCCTGCTCGGTGCGGAGCCCGCGGGCGACGGCGACGTCGTGCACGTGGCGCGCCGGCTCGGTGCGCGCACGCCACCTCCGGCCACGGGCGTGCCGTCCGACACGCTCGTCCACCGGCCCAGCCCGGCGCCGGACGTCGACGCGGAGCCGCCCGCGGTCGCGCCGTCCGGTGCGCGCTGGGCACCGCTGCGCACGGTCGGCGCGGTGCTCGCCCCGCGGGACGCGGGGCTGGCGACCACCGCGGTCGCGCTCGACGCCTGGCACGAGCGCCACCCGCGGTGCCCGCGGTGCGGCGGTCCGACCCGCGTGACGCACGCAGGCTGGGTGCGACGCTGCACGGTCGACGACTCCGAGCACTACCCGCGCACGGACCCCGCGGTGATCATGGCCGTGGTGGACGGCGACGACCGCCTCCTGCTGGGGCACGGCGCGCAGTGGGCCGCGGGCAGGTACTCGACGCTCGCGGGCTTCGTCGAGCCGGGCGAGTCGCTCGAGCACGCGGTGCGCCGCGAGGTCGCCGAGGAGGTCGGCGTGCTCGTCGGCGAGGTGGTCTACCGCGGCAGCCAGCCGTGGCCGTTCCCGGCCTCGCTCATGGTCGGGTTCTGGGCCCGCGCGCTCAGCACCGAGCTGCACGCGGACGGTGCCGAGGTCACGCACGCGCGGTGGGTCTCGCGCGACGAGCTGCGCACGGCGCTGGTCGCGGGGGACGTGGTCGCGCCCGGGCGCGCGTCGATCGCGCGGGCGCTGATCGAGGACTGGTTCGGGGGTCCGTTGCCCGAGCCCGCGGACCCCGCGCTCGCCTGGGCCTGA
- a CDS encoding mycoredoxin codes for MSTQRLPAPGTITMYSTTWCGYCRRLKTQLDSAGIGYTEVDIEDEPDAGELVASLNGGNRTVPTVIFPDGSAATNPSLVEVRQRLS; via the coding sequence ATGAGCACGCAGAGGCTGCCCGCACCCGGCACGATCACGATGTACTCGACCACCTGGTGCGGCTACTGCCGTCGGCTCAAGACGCAGCTCGACTCGGCGGGCATCGGCTACACCGAGGTCGACATCGAGGACGAGCCCGACGCGGGTGAGCTCGTCGCGTCGCTCAACGGGGGCAACCGCACCGTGCCGACGGTGATCTTCCCCGACGGCTCGGCGGCGACCAACCCGTCGCTCGTCGAGGTGCGCCAGCGCCTCAGCTGA